The Luteolibacter arcticus sequence ATCGAGTAGCTGTCCTACAGATTCACTCCAGAGCATGGTGGCAGTGTAGGAAAAGGCCTCTTCCCAAGAGAAGGCCGCCCGCATCCCGAAAACCCAAGCACCTCCATGACTCATCTCCATATTCCATCCCGTCGTGCCACCCTTCTAACGGCCGCCGCCTCGCTCGCCGTGATCACCGCGCCCGCGGCCACCCTGACTTGGGACGGCGGCGATTCGCTCTGGCAAACCCCAGCCACTTGGGTCGGCGACGTTGCCCCGGTCGCAGGCGACGCCCTGATCTTCGCGGGCACCGTGGATCTGGCATCCCAGAATGACTTTCCCGCCGGGACCGCATTCCTCGGCCTGACCTTCAGCGCGGGTGCGGGTGCCTTCAACATCACCGGCAACGGCATCGTGCTCAACCGCACCAACGCCGGCACCGGCACCGCGCTCACCGGTGGCAACATCACCAACAACGCCACCACCGCGCAGACGGTCGGCCTGCCCGTGACGCTGTCCCCCGGCAACCACAGCATCGCCACCGGTACCGGCGCGGGCACTCTGAATCTAACCGGAACTTTCGCCCGCAGCACCGGCTCGACCCTCGTCTTCACCAAGGCGGGAGGAGACATCCATGTCACCGGCTCAGGCCTGGCCAACAATGCCGCCGGCATTCTCGGCGGCTGGGCGCTCATCGGCGACGCCTGGGCCAGCTTGGATGGCAGTGGAAATGTCGTCCCCTACAGCGGCTATACCGGCATCACCGCCGGCGCGATCCCGCTGGCCAGCGCGAACCTCAACTACCGCCACACCGGCACCACGACACCCCTGACCGCGGCCAATGGCACCACCCTCAATTCTTTCACCTTCAACAGCGGTGCCGCCACCACCCTCACGGTCAGCGGCACGATGAAGCTCGGCAGCCGTGGCGGCATCGCCCGCACCAGCACTTCGACCGGCGTGCACATCGTGAACGGCGGGATCATCACTGCAAACGGCGGTGGCGAAATCACGCTCGTCGATGCCCCACTTGCCGCGACCGGCAACAACCTGCGCATCGATTCCGTCATTTCCAACGATGGACCCAATGTCGTGTCCGTGAATGTCGTCGGCTACCTCGACATCCGCGGTGCCAATACCTACACCGGCGGCACTTTCATCAACCAGGGCCGCATCCAAGCCGGTCCCGTCACGACTTTCGGCACCGGCCCGGTCACCATCTATCCCGGCGGCAGCACGTTCCTCAACGTGGCCGGCGGCAACTGGGCCAGCAACTTCTTCGTGGCCGGCGTGGGATCCACCGAGCAAGGCACCGACAATCCCGCGGGGCCGGGAGCGATCCGATTGGGAAATACCTCCAACATCACCGGATCGATCACCCTCCAGGGAAACACGCGCCTCACCTCGTCTTCGAGCACCTCGACCGGCCCGGTCATCTCCGGCCGTATCACCGGCACGGGCACTCTCGAACTGGTGCCGTTTGCCAACAGTTCGGCGATCCTCAATCTCTCCAACACCAACCTCGCCACGCCGAACAACTGGAGCGGTCCGCTGGTGATCAACACCATTTCCCCCGCCCGTGCCTTGACCGTTAGACTCGGTGCCGACGAACAGGTGCCAGATGCCTCCGATCTCACGCTCACCGGCGGCACCTCGCTCACCAGTGCCAATATCGCCACCTTCAACCTCAACGGCTCCGATGAAACCATCGGCGGCCTCAACAGCTCGGCGGCGTACCACGTGGTCACCAACCTCGCCGCGGCCGGCTTGAACTCGATCCTCACCGTCGGCACCGGCAATGCCAACGGCGACTACGCCGGGAAATTCCAAGACGTGCTCGGCGGCGGCACCCTGAGTCTGGTGAAAAACGGCAGCGGCAAGCAAGTGCTGCGCGGCTTCACGGCTTATGGCGGCACCACCACGGTCAATGGTGGCATCCTCGAAATGGTGGGCGATATCATCGCCGACGGTCTGGTCACGGTGAATTCCGGTGCCACCTTCGCGAGCAATGGCGCGGTCACCGGCAACGTGATCGTTGCCGACGGAGGACAACTGTACGCCACCGGAACCGATGGCAGCGACATGGCCCTCAGCGGCAGCCTCGACCTCGGCACCGGCACGACACTGACCCTTAGCACCGCCAGCCTGCCCGCGCTCACGGTGGCCGGAGCACTCACTCCCACGGGCGCTGCCGGGAGCGTGACCGTGAATCTCGATACCGGCGATTCCTTGCCGACGGTGGGTCTGCACCCGCTCATCACCTACGGATCGCTTGCCGGCTCCGGAGTCGGAGCCTTCGCCCTCGGCACGCTGCCCGCGCGCTTTGCAGCCACCCTGGTGAACGACGCTCCTAACAATACCATCGCGCTCAATGTGACCGCCAGCGATTTCCCTGTCTGGAGCGGCGCCCTCGGCAGCGAATGGAGCACCTCCGTCCTGTCGTCTCCGAAGAACTGGGTGCTGAGCTCGAACGGTGCGACCGCCACCGACTTCATCAGCGGTGAGTCCGTCGTCTTCAACAACAATGCCATCGGCACCACCGTTGACGTCAGCGGCGCGAACGTGCAGGCGGCCAGGGTCCACTTCAACCACACGACCAAGAATTACCTCCTCACCGGATCCCATGCCATCTCCTCCACCAGCGAGTTGCTGAAGGAAGGCACCGGAGTTCTGACCATCGCCAGCGAGGGCCACAGCTTCGCCGATGGTATCCGGATCGAGGCAGGCACGCTGCGGGTCGGCAACGGCGGTACCACCGGCAACCTCGGAGCCAACGCAGTGAAGAATAATGCCGTGCTCGAGTTCAATCGCTCCGATAGCCCGACGATGGCGAACGTGATCAGCGGACCGGGCGAAGTGAAGCAGGTGGGCAGCGGCGTGGTCACTCTCAGCGCGGCCAATACCTACGATGGCGAAACCACCGTCGCCTCCGGCACCCTGCGCATTACCAACAACGCCTCACTCGGCACCGGCCCCGTCACGGTGGAGGCCGGAGGCGCCCTCAATATTTCCGGCAACCCGACGGTCAACGGCCAGAACTTCGGGTCCAAGCAGTTCTTCATTTCCGGCAACGGTCCATCGGGACTTGGTGCCCTGGTGAACATCGGCGGGGCCGGCCAGAACAATGCCTACCAGTCGGTCACTCTCGAGGCCGACGCCAGCGTCGGCGGCGACACCCGCTTCGACATTCGCAACGGCTCCGCCAAGCTCGCCCTCGACGGCCACACCCTGCGCAAGCGCGGCACCAACCAGGTCACCGTCGTTTCCGGAATCATCGAGGGTGACGTTGATGGTGATCCCATGGTTCCCAGCAAGGTCATCGTCGAGGAAGGCACTTTCGCGGTGGAAGTGAGCACCCGCACGGAACCGCCGGTCAGCGGCGGTTCCTTCATCGTTGAGCCCAACGCTCACTTCCAGTTCTTCCAAAATACCATCGTAGGCGTCGACGGCGGCATTACTTGGCCGATCACGCTGCGCGAAAACTCGGCTACCGGAAACGCCGGTGCCACCCTCGCCACGGTGCCAGCAAATATCATTCTGGAAGGCAATGCCGTCCTCGTTCCGTTCACTTCTGGCACCCGCAATCCCGCCAATAATTTCCCGATCACCTTCACCGGCACGATCACCGAGAACCTCGGCTCGTTCGGATTCGCCAAGGAAGGCGTCAACACAGTGACGCTCTCGGGCACGGGCAGCAACTACACCGGTGCCACACTG is a genomic window containing:
- a CDS encoding beta strand repeat-containing protein; this encodes MTHLHIPSRRATLLTAAASLAVITAPAATLTWDGGDSLWQTPATWVGDVAPVAGDALIFAGTVDLASQNDFPAGTAFLGLTFSAGAGAFNITGNGIVLNRTNAGTGTALTGGNITNNATTAQTVGLPVTLSPGNHSIATGTGAGTLNLTGTFARSTGSTLVFTKAGGDIHVTGSGLANNAAGILGGWALIGDAWASLDGSGNVVPYSGYTGITAGAIPLASANLNYRHTGTTTPLTAANGTTLNSFTFNSGAATTLTVSGTMKLGSRGGIARTSTSTGVHIVNGGIITANGGGEITLVDAPLAATGNNLRIDSVISNDGPNVVSVNVVGYLDIRGANTYTGGTFINQGRIQAGPVTTFGTGPVTIYPGGSTFLNVAGGNWASNFFVAGVGSTEQGTDNPAGPGAIRLGNTSNITGSITLQGNTRLTSSSSTSTGPVISGRITGTGTLELVPFANSSAILNLSNTNLATPNNWSGPLVINTISPARALTVRLGADEQVPDASDLTLTGGTSLTSANIATFNLNGSDETIGGLNSSAAYHVVTNLAAAGLNSILTVGTGNANGDYAGKFQDVLGGGTLSLVKNGSGKQVLRGFTAYGGTTTVNGGILEMVGDIIADGLVTVNSGATFASNGAVTGNVIVADGGQLYATGTDGSDMALSGSLDLGTGTTLTLSTASLPALTVAGALTPTGAAGSVTVNLDTGDSLPTVGLHPLITYGSLAGSGVGAFALGTLPARFAATLVNDAPNNTIALNVTASDFPVWSGALGSEWSTSVLSSPKNWVLSSNGATATDFISGESVVFNNNAIGTTVDVSGANVQAARVHFNHTTKNYLLTGSHAISSTSELLKEGTGVLTIASEGHSFADGIRIEAGTLRVGNGGTTGNLGANAVKNNAVLEFNRSDSPTMANVISGPGEVKQVGSGVVTLSAANTYDGETTVASGTLRITNNASLGTGPVTVEAGGALNISGNPTVNGQNFGSKQFFISGNGPSGLGALVNIGGAGQNNAYQSVTLEADASVGGDTRFDIRNGSAKLALDGHTLRKRGTNQVTVVSGIIEGDVDGDPMVPSKVIVEEGTFAVEVSTRTEPPVSGGSFIVEPNAHFQFFQNTIVGVDGGITWPITLRENSATGNAGATLATVPANIILEGNAVLVPFTSGTRNPANNFPITFTGTITENLGSFGFAKEGVNTVTLSGTGSNYTGATLVNAGTLSVTGSIPASPVTVAAGATLNGTGTLGGTVTNNGTISPGVGGGGFGTLATGSTNLGATATLVFETNSTSLASDKLVVTGNLNLGGLLNVTDLGATLLPAGSRVVIASYTGTLTGAFSNAPDNGTVVVGLNTFTVDYNEDVSGTLSVTLTVPTDSAYDEWATDMDLDGTNSGKLQDPDNDGLDNIVEFGLDGDPLSGAANGKTRLAIADVDPGAPVENAITLTLPVRTDADFDGPGDLVSAAIDDIIYKIQGSLSLGDFTSLDVTEVSPALAADMPGLTPGWSYRTFRLPGTPGNPHAKAFLRADVSEAP